TCCTCTCGCCGGCACCATTTTTAACTGCAAATTGTGGAACCGTGGTGTAGTTGGCCTAACATGCCTGCCTGTCACGCAGGAGATCGCGGGTTCGAATCCCGTCGGTTCCGCCATTTTGTATTTTAACTGGCTCATTTACATGGCTCGGTAGCTCAGTCGGTAGAGCAAAGGACTGAAAATCCTTGTGTCGGGGGTTCGATTCCCTCCCGCGCCACCATATGGAGGCTTAGCGAAGTGGCCAAACGCATCAGACTGTAAATCTGCTCACGTACGTGTTCGGTGGTTCGAATCCATCAGCCTCCATTCCTTTTTATGAGCCATTAGCTCAGTTGGTAGAGCACCTGACTTTTAATCAGGGTGTCGAAGGTTCGAGTCCTTCATGGCTCATCTGAAAGCAAACTCAAGTCATCACCATACGGTGGTGGCTTTTTTTGTATGATAAGAATTTGCAAGGGTTATTTTGTCACTCAGGGTTCAGATGGGGTGTGCCGCATCTTGCGGCAAAATATGATAAAATAAGCGAAAAAGCAAAAGTGGTGGAGAATGGTGACGATGGATAGTGAGGTTTTGCGTCAAAAGCTGGAGCAACTCACCGGAAAGCGAACCGGCATTAAGCAGCTCGGAAGACAGCATTCAGCTTCACTTTTTGGCATAGGTGCAGATCAAGATCAGGAGCAGCCGGTAATTCATGAGGGGTACTTATGGATTCCCCTGTATGACAATGACAGCCGTGTAACGGCGGTGTGGGTAGAGACCGAAGGGCTGTCGCCCCTTGAACTGCAGCTGGTGAATTACGCCGGCCGGAACTTCGCGGTCGCGCTTAAGGCCACCGGGCTTAAGGAAGAAGGAGAGATGGAGGCGCGCCAGCTCAGCGGATGGCTGAATTCACAGCTGGAGCAGGAGAAGGACGATGCCGAAATTCCGGATGAGGTCTCTCTGAAGGGCCGGCTGTTCGGCGAGATGATTCCGTTCATGCTGGTGAGCGAGAATGTCCATAACCCGCAGATGACGTACCGTTCATTAATGAAGCTGCTGCGGAGCTATTTCGAGAATGAGGTTCTGCTGGTTCCTCTGCAGGACAAGGAATGGTTAATATTAGCCCGTAAGGAACTGCTTACTGGCGGAGATGATAAAGAGGACGAGGAAGAAAGTGCAGAGGATCTGCTGGCCCAGACGGCCATGGGTCTGCATGAACTGATTGCCAGCGAATGGGTTGGCGTCTTCCACCTGGCGGTATCACCGGCCATTATTCCGGTCAAAGGGCTGACAGGTGCGGTAGCGCTGCTGCGGGAGACGATTGTTCTCGGCCGGATTTTCCAGGTGGGTGATTATATTCATCTGCCGTGGGAGCTGCATATGGAGCGGCTGGTGAACAGTATTCCTGATGAGCGGCGCAGACAGCTCCTGGGCCAGATCGGTGATTATACGGCGGTGCTGGCGGATAAGGAAATGCTGATGACACTGGAGACTTTTTTTGAAATGGACTGTAATGTCAGTGAAACGGCCAAGAAGCTGTATATTCATCGAAATACGCTGCTGTACAGGCTGGACAAGATCAAACAAGAGACTGGAGCCGATGTACGGAGCTTCGGAGATGCCGCGATTGTGAAGCTTGCTATGTTATTGTATAAAGTGACGAAAAGAAAATAGGTTTTTTGTGAACCATGCAAATAGCCATCTGTCCGGCTGTGGGGTAAGATAGGTATACAAGAAAGCGTTTGATTTCTAATCCAATATTAGACTTGAGGGGGAAATACAATGGCAGGCGTACGTTTAGAGCATATTTTCAAAAAATACCCGGGTGCCGATAAAGCAACAGTAATTGATATCAATCTTGATATTAAAGATAAGGAATTCCTCGTACTGGTAGGTCCTTCCGGTTGCGGTAAATCCACAACCCTGCGTATGATTGCTGGCCTGGAAGAAATCTCTGAAGGTAAAATGTACATTGGTGACCGTGTAGTGAATGACGTGGCTCCGAAAGACCGCGATATTGCGATGGTATTCCAATCCTACGCCTTGTATCCTCATATGAGTGTATATCAGAACATGGCCTTCGGTCTGAAGCTGCGTAAAGTGAAGAAAGAAGAAATCGACAAGAAAGTACGCGAAGCTGCCAAAATCCTCGATATCGAGCATTTGCTGGACCGCAAACCGAAAGCCCTGTCCGGTGGTCAACGCCAACGTGTCGCTCTGGGCCGTGCAATCGTCCGTGATCCGCAAGTCTTCCTGATGGATGAGCCGCTCTCCAACTTGGATGCTAAACTTCGTGGTCAGATGCGCGCTGAAATCACTAAGCTGGTGAAACGCCTTGAAACCACTTGTATCTACGTAACGCATGACCAGACAGAAGCTATGACGATGGGTGACCGTATCGTAGTTATGTACGATGGTATCATCCAGCAGGCTGCTTCTCCTGAAGAGCTGTACAATGAACCTACGAACCTGTTCGTAGCCGGATTTATCGGTTCCCCTACCATGAACTTTATCAACGGTACACTGTCCGAAGTGAACGGTTCTGTCCGCTTCCGCGCTGAGAACCTTGATGTTGAAGTTCCTGGCGGCAAAGCTACACTGCTGCGCAACAAAGGCTACATCGGCAAGGATGTAATCATGGGCGTTCGTCCAGAAGATATCCATGAAGAGCCGGTATTCCTGGAAGCTTCCCCTAACACAATCTTCACTTCGATGGTTGATGTTACGGAGAACCTGGGTCATGAAATGCTCCTCTACTTGAGCGGTCTTGGCGCTAACACTGTCATTGCCCGTGTAGACGGACGTTCCACTACCCGCGAAGGCAGCAAGCCTAAGCTGGCGATTGATATGAACAAGATCCACATCTTCGACAAAGAATCCGAACTGAACGTACTGCTGGGATAATACCCTTGCATTACTAATAGAGTCTATAATGAACAAAGCCGCCTGAGAAGGCGGCTTTTTCATGTTGAGATCATGAAGGGTGAAGGGTGCGGCCGAGGGGTTTAAGATTGCATTCACCGGCATTATCCATTAAGATAGCAGGAGAATTACCTGTTGCTGGAATGGCCAGACTGAGGACCAGCAGGCGGGGAGCGGCGCTTGACCGCAGGTGACGAAAGGACGGAAGATATGGCTAAGAAGGTAAAGGTATCCGAGTTGGTGCAGCATTTTCAGTTAGAGGTAGTATCCGGGCATGAGGGACTGAAGAGACCGGTCACGGTGGACGATCTGAACCGTCCGGGACTGGAAATGGCCGGTTATTTCGAATATTATCCCGAAGAACGTGTGCAGCTGCTGGGCAAGACTGAGCTGGCCTTCTTCTCCATGCTCTCCGAAGAAGAGCGGAAAGAGCGGATTCGCGGAATCTGCAATGATAATACGCCATGTATTGTAATTACAAGAGGGCTGGAGGTTCCCCAGGAGCTGGTGGACATCAGTAATGAGAAGGGGCTTCCGGTGCTGCGCAGCGCGATGGCGACGACGATTTTCTCCAGCAGACTGACCAGCTTCCTGGAAGGCAGACTGGCACCGACGGCAACCATTCACGGTGTTCTCTGTGATGTCTATGGGGTAGGGATGCTGATTACCGGCAGCAGCGGTATCGGTAAAAGTGAAACGGCACTGGAGCTTGTAAAGCGCGGCCACCGTCTGATCGCCGATGACGCGGTGGAGATCCGCCAGACCTCGGATAATCAGCTGCATGGTACGGCCCCGGAGCTGATCCGGCACCTGCTCGAAATCCGCGGTGTTGGAATTATCAATGTCATGACCCTCTTTGGCGCAGGCGCCATCCGTAACCATAAGCGCATTACACTGGTCGTCAGACTTGAGGCTTGGCAGCAGGACAAGCAGTACGACCGCTTGGGACTGGATGAGGAGACTACCCGAATTATTGATACTGATGTGCCGCTGGTAACCATTCCGGTACGCCCGGGCCGTAACCTTGCGGTTATCATCGAGGTGGCTGCAATGAATTACCGTCTGAAGCAAATGGGCTTCAATGCGGCGCTGCAGTTCACGAATAAACTTACAGCCACTATCTCTGAAGACATGGATGATCTGGATTAGGAGGGTGAGAGCATGTTCTATTCATTAGCGATTGATCCGATTGTCTTCTCGATTGGATCTTTGCCTGTTCACTGGTATGGCCTAATCCTGGGGCTTGGCGCGCTGGCCGGGCTATACCTGTGTATACTGGAGGGCAAACGGTACGGTATTTCGCAGGAGTTCTTCATGGATATGCTGCTGCTGGGCGTGCCCTCGGCTATCATTGCGGCGCGGATTTATTTTGTAGCGTTCAAGTGGGAGGATTATAAGGACAATCTGTGGGACGTCTTTAAAGTCTGGAACGGCGGTATTGCCATCTATGGCGCGTTGATTGGAGCAGTCATCTGCGGAGTGATCTATTTCCGCTATAAAGGCTACTCGGCTTGGCGCCTCATTGATATTTGTGCACCTGGTCTGTTGGCGGGTCAAATGATCGGACGCTGGGGGAACTTCGTGAATCAGGAAGCTTACGGCGGCGTGGTGGAGGAATCGTTCCTGCGCGACAAGCTGCATCTGCCGGATTTCATCGTCAATCAAATGTACATAGGGGATGCCTTCCGTCACCCGGCCTTCCTGTATGAATCACTCTGGAGCCTGCTGGGCATTGTGCTGCTGTTCGTACTGCGGCGTCAGAAGTTTGTGCGTGCCGGTGAAATTTTTATGTCCTATCTCATATGGTACTCCATCGGCCGCTTCTTCATTGAAGCGTTACGGACGGACAGCCTGGCCTTCAACGGCAGCAGTGGGGCGGCCTCATTCATTAATGCGCTGTGGAGTCCGATGAAGTGGCTGGGCTTCGAGCAGGGGTATCTTGACCCGGCTTACGGCAATATTCGTGTCTCGCAATTACTGTCGCTACTGATTATTGTTGCGGCGATTGCCCTGATCATTATCCGGCGCGTTAGCGTCCGGCCGCTGCCTTATTATTCTGATCCGATTGTCAGCACCAAAGCAGCGGCAGCGGATGCTGTCGTTCCAGAGAGTGCAGCAGGCACGGCCGAGAAGGCACCACGGCCGGAGCAGCCGCTTCCAGAACCGAAGGAAGATAAGGAAACAAAGGAGTAGTTGAATTTAATGATGGAATGCGTGTTATTTGACCTGGACGGAACGATTGTGAATACCAATGAGCTGATTATTAACTCATTCATGCACGCACTGAAGGAGAATAATCTGCCTTCTCTAACCCGGGAGCAAATTATTCCGCTGATGGGAACTACACTCCAGCAGCAGCTAAGCTCGTTCTCCGGCCTGGAGGCGAAGGATATTAGTATGCTGGAGCGGTCTTACCGTTCGTACAACAATGCGCATCATGATGAGCTGGTCCAGGCTTTTCCCCATGTGAATGAGACGATGGAGGAGCTGCGGCGCAGGGGTATCAAGCTTGGGGTGGTGACCACCAAGATCCGGCCCAACACACTGAAGTCGCTGGAGCAGTTCGATCTGCTGAAGTACATGGATACGATTGTGACGGTCAATGATGTAACTCATCCGAAGCCGCATCCCGAGCCGGTTCTCACGGCCGTAGCCAATCTGGGCGTTGATCCGGCGAGAACATTGATGGTAGGCGACAGCGCGGTTGATATTCAGTCTGCCAAGGCGGCAGGAGTACGTGTAGCAGGGGTGGCCTGGTCGCTCAAGGGTGAGGATGTGCTGCGGACCTATGAGCCGGATTACATTATCCATGAGATGACGGACTTGTACACTATTGTGGAACAGGAGACCATGCAGCCGTGAGAAAGATAACCCGTTATCCGGTGGAGGGGCCTAATTCGCTCTGGCATATTTACCGTACGGTGAGCCCGTGGAAGGGTGTGCGCAATTTCATTTTTATTCAGATTGCCCGCTATTGCCCGGTCCTGCCGCTGAAGAACTGGATCTACCGCCGGGTACTCGGGATGAAGGTTGGCAAGCATACAGCGTTTGGGCTGATGGCAATGGTTGATGTTTTTTTCCCGGAGCGAATTACGATTGGAGAGAACTCCATCATCGGGTACAACACAACGATCCTGGCTCATGAGTACCTTATCAAAGAGTACCGGCTGGGGGATGTCGTCATCGGTGATCATGTCTTGATCGGTGCCAACACGACCATTCTGCCGGGGGTCACTATCGGGGACGGAGCGGTGGTCGCGGCGGGTTCGGTGGTGCATAAGGATGTGGCTGCCGGAACCTTCGTCGGGGGCAATCCGCTGCGTGAGCTGCGCTCGGCCTCTACGGAGTCACCCCTTGGCGAATAGTCTCTCGGTATACAGACGGGAACGGAACCCTGCAGTTTCAGATTGCGTGTATCTGCGCAGGAGCTGCGGGGTTTCTTGCGTTACCTGCCTGTTCAGGGCAGAATTGGCGGATGGAGCAACCTTTGAGGGTCAGACGAGTATATATTGGCGTAACACTATAGTGCACTTGGTGGGCTAATCAGGAGGAATGTTCATGCTTCAAAAGGAAAGAATTCCCCAGCTTGATATCTTTCGGGCAATTGCTATTTTTGCGGTTATCGCTATTCATGCTACTTCACGGACACTTGCGGAAACACTGGACACGTCTATGTTCGCTCCGTTCCTGTTCATTAATAAGTTCAGCCAGTTTGCGGTTCCTTCGTTTATTTTCCTGAGCGGATTCGTGCTGTTCTACAATTATATCGACCGCCCCCTGGGAGGGAAGGTACTGGCGAAATTCTACACCCGCAGGCTGATCTATATTATTGTGCCTTATCTGGTCTTCTCGGTGCTGTACTTTGCCCTGAAAATGACGGCCGGACATACCTGGGGTCTGCCTCTGCAGGAGCTTGCAGCGAAGTTCGGCAAATACCTGTGGACCGGCACGGCGTATACACATCTGTATTACATCATCATTATTATTCAGTTCTATGTGTTGTTCCCGCTGATGCTGTGGTGTCTGCAGAAGCTGCGGAAGCTGGCGGCATGGGCACCGGTTGCCGGGCTTGCGCTTCAGTGGGGCTTCGTGCTGCTGAACAAGTATATGGTGAACCACGGGTACTGGAAGCTGTCCAAGGGCAGTCTGGCCATCACCTATTTCTCGTATTTCCTACTGGGTGCGGCCATTGCGGTCTATTACAGCTCTCTGAAAAAATGGCTGATTCCATCCCGCGAAGGCTGGCGCTCCGGCAAAGGGGCCGGCTGGGTCGTGCTATGGCTTCTATGGGCAGCGGCTGGAATCGGGCATGTGGTCCTGTGGTATAACAATTATACGAAGAAAACAGTAATCAACAGCCTGTGGTATGAAGGCTTCTCGAACTTCCATGCCCTGCTCTCCTGTCTGGTGCTGTTCCAGTTGTCCTTCCTGCTGTACGGTGCAGGGCGCAGCCTGCTGACCCGGTTGCTGCTCTCGGCAGGGGCCTGCTCCTTCGGCATCTATCTGCTGCATCCGCTGCTCCTGTTCATGTACCGGAAGATTCCGTTCCACGGCGGATCTCTTGCCTACACGGCGGCGATTGCAGGCGGCTGGCTCGTAGCCCTGCTGGGCTCCTGGGTGGTGGTCGCGCTTGCCTTCCGTTATGTGAAGCCCGCTTGGATGGTGTTCGGCTCGGCACCGCAGAAGCCGGCAGCAGCAGCGAAGCCAACCGGGTCGTCCGTGAATTAATAAAAGCGCCTGCTGGCCGCATATCTTATGCGGCTGGCGGGCGCTTTTGGGCTATATTGAAGATTAATTCGTCTGCTCGCCGGCCTGCTCACGCTGGAACTCGGCAATGGCCTGATACTGGTCCTCCAGGCTGCGGAAGACGGAGATGAAGATCGGCAGCAGCTGCTTGTAGGCTTTGGCATGGGCGGTGACCGGCTCATGGCGGTGGGTGGAGCCGATCATGGGGAACACCGCATCGAAGGAGCTGATCCGGCCCAAGGCGTACAAGCCAAGGACAACAGCGCCAAGGCAGGAGCTCTCGAAGCTCTCCGGGACCACCACCTCCTGGTCGAAGATATCGGCCATCATCTGCCGCCATAGCTCAGAGCGGGCGAAGCCCCCGGTGGCCAGGATTCTGACAGGCTCACCGATGCATTCCTCCATGGCGAGCAGTACAGTATACATATTGAAGATGACGCCTTCCAGCACAGCGCGGATCATATGCTCCTTGCGGTGGTTCATGCTCAGGCCGAAGAAGGAGCCGCGGGCATCGGGATTCCACAGCGGAGCGCGCTCTCCGGTCAGGTAAGGATGGAACAATAGCCCATTGCTGCCCGGCGGCACCTGTGCGGCGATCCGGGTCAATACTTCATAAGGATCTATGCCCAGGCGCTTCGCCGTCTCCACCTCGGAGGCGGCGAACTCGTCCCGCACCCAGCGGAAGAGCATCCCGCCATTGTTCACCGGGCCGCCGATGACCCAGAGCTTGTCCGTGAGCGCATAGCAGAAGATCCGTCCTTTGGGATCGGTCAGCGGGCGGTCCACTACGGTGCGGAGGGCTCCGCTGGTGCCGATCGTTGCAGCAATTACGCCCGGCTCGATCGCGCCAACCCCCAGGTTGGACAGCACACCGTCACTGGCCCCCACCACGAACGGGGTCGCAGGCAGCAGCCCCAGCTCCGCGGCAAGTCCAGGCAGCAGCCCGCGCAGGATCTCGGTGGTCGGTACAGGCCGGGACAGGTGCTCGCGTGTGACACCGGCAATCTGCAGGGCTTCATCATCCCAGTCCAGCTGCTCCAGATTGAACATGCCTGTAGCAGAGGCGATGGAATAGTCGATAACATAGTCGCCGAACAGCTTGAAGAAGACATACTCCTTAATGGAGATGAACTTATGGGTCTGCTTGAACAGTTCAGGATGGTCTTCGCCAAGCCACATCAGCTTGGTAATCGGGGACATGGGATGGATCGGAGTCCCTGTGCGCATATACAGCTCATGTCCGTTCAGTTCATCCTTAAGCCGCGCCGCACTGCGGCTGCTCCGGTTATCTGCCCAGGTAATGCAGGCGGTCAGCGGGGCTCCTGAGGCATCCACAGCGATGACGCTGTGCATCGCCGAGCTGAAGGAGACCAGCAGGACCTGTTCCGGGGAGACACGGCTGTCTTGCATGACTGAGGCAATGGTATGGAAGACGGCCTTCAGAATCAGCTCCGGGTCCTGCTCGGCGACAGAGGGGGAGGGCTGGTGCAGCGGGTAGCCTTGATTACTCTGGGCCAGAATGGTTCCGCTCTCCTCAAAGAGAACAGCCTTGGTGCTGGTGGTTCCGATATCTACGCCTATCATATAGGAGGTACTCAAGCTGTCAGTCCTTCTTTCTGTTATGGAATAGCTCTCTAATTACCTTCATTATATGCGCCGCCTCTACCGGAGGCAAAAGGAACTCTTGCAAAAGAAGGCCAAGGCCATGGAAGTCTGGCTTCCGGCGCGGTATGATTGTAGTGTATTGTTGACGCCGCATGAGAGTCCGTGATACGATATTGCCACTACTTTACTTTGCTACCACTTTACCATGTTGAAGTGTTATGGAGAACCCTTCCTAGATTATCTGATGAGGTGAACATTGACGATGGCTAAGCCCAAGGGATTTGAAAAGCCTGCCGGCGTGAGGGATTATCTCCCGCGTGCGGTGACGAAGCTGCGCAAGATCGAGAAGGATGTGCTCTATTGCATGAGCCGCTGGGGTTACCGGCAGATGATTACGCCTACGCTTGAATATTACGATACGGTCGGTGTGGCCAGCTCCACATCGGACCAGAAGCTGTATAAATTGCTTAACAACCGGGGCCAGGCGCTGGTGCTGCGCTCGGAGATGACGGCCCCTGTAGCCCGTGTGGTCTCGTCTCTGCTCAAGGATGAGCCGCTGCCGCTGCGCCTGTCTTATCATGCCAACGTCTTCCGGGCAATTGAGGAGGAGGCGGGCCGGGAGGCCGAATTCTTCCAGACCGGGGTGGAGCTGGTCGGGGATGATTCGCCGGAGGCCGATGCCGAGGTGGTGGCGCTGGCAATTGCCTCGCTGCAGGCGGCAGGGGTGAAGTCCTTCAAGATTGCCATGGGGCATGTCGGCTTCCTGGACGGCCTGTTCCAGGAGGCGGTGGCCGGTCTGCCGGAGGCCCAGGAGGAGCTGAAGAGCCATCTGCTCAGCCGGGATTATGTCGCCTTCCGCGATACGCTGCGGCGGCTGGACCTGTCTGAAGCCCAGAAGCAGGAGCTGGACGGCCTGCTGCGGCTGCGGGGCGGCAAGGAGATCTGCGGCCAGGCGCTGGAGCTGAGCAGCCATCCGCTGGCGCGCGCATCCATAGAGCATCTGTGCAAGGTGTGGGAGGTGCTGGTGGCTTATGGCGTCTCCGAGCATGTGCTGATTGATCTGACAATGATCGGCGATTTCTCCTACTACACCGGCATGACCTTTGAGGGTTACGCTGCGGAGCTGGGCTTCCCGGTATGCAGCGGCGGCCGGTATGACAATCTGCTCCAGCAGTTCGGACGCCCGGTTCCTTCGACCGGCTTCTCGCTGAAGACGAACCGGATTCTCGATGGCGTTCCGGGGCTGCCGGAGGAGGAGGAGCTGCCGGTTCTGGTACAGTATGACGCCCTCCGGCGTCAGGAGGGGCTTGCTGAAGCCGCACGCTTACGGAGTGAAGGACATGCGGTGGTAACCCGGCTGGCCGCCGGACCGGAGGAGCTGAAGACGGTGAAGCGGCTGGATACGGACACGGTGGAGGCTGAGGGCGAGCGGTACGGGGAGATCTACACGTTCGTATCTTTTGTCAGCGAGCACGGTTGAGTGCGGCAGCGGGTTGTAATCTTGATACGGAATGCCTGACACGGAATGCTGGATATAGAATGCTAAATACGGAATACCTGACAAGGAATGCGTTAGAGCTGTACTGTTACTATAGGAGCGAAACACGAAACGGAGGCGGAATCGTTGGCACAGATTCTTAAGGTGGCCATGCCGAAAGGCCGGATATACAATAAAGCGGCAGAGCTGTTCCGCAAGGCGGGACTGCCGATTCCCCCGGACGGGGAAGAGTCGCGCAAGCTGGTGATTGCCCTGCCGGAGGCAGGGATGGAATTCATTCTGGCCAAGCCGGTGGATGTGCCTACTTATGTAGAGTACGGGGTAGCGGATATCGGCATTGTCGGCAAGGATGTACTGCTTGAAGAGAACCGTGATGTCTATGAGCTGCTGGATCTGGGCATCGCCCGCTGCCGGATGTCCATCATCGGGCTGCCCAACTGGCAGCCGGGCATTCAGCAGCGGGTCGCGACCAAATACCCGAATGTGGCTTCGCGGTACTTCCGCGAGCAGGGCCAGCAGGTCGAGGTGGTCAAGCTGAACGGCTCGATCGAGCTGGCGCCGCTGATCGGCCTGGCCGACCGGATCGTCGATATGGTGGAGACCGGCCAGACGCTGAAGGATAACGGACTGGTGGAGATGCAGAGCATCTTCGAGATCACCAGCCGGCTGGTGGCGAACCGGGTCAGCTACCGGATGAAGAACGGGGAGATTCAGCAGCTGTGCGACCGCCTGCAGAATGTTATCGCAGGGCCGGGGCTGCAGTTGAAATAGTGCTTGAAGAAGAGGCAAAAGGGGGAAGAGCGGTGAAGGTTCAATCCAGCAAGGATTTCAAGCTACAGCGTGAAGTGGAGTATGGCACGCCGGAGCAGAACAAGGCGGTGCGCGAGATCGTGGCAGCGATTAAGCAGGAGGGCGATGCAGCGCTGCTCCGCTACACGGAGCGCTTCGACGGGGTCACTCTGACGCCCGCGCAGCTGCGGGTGACGCAGGAGGAGCTGGAGGAGGCTTACAGCCGGGTAGAGGCGTCCTTCGTGACGGCCATCCGGGCAGCGGCCGATAATATCCGGGCCTTCCATACGCGGCAGAAGCGCAATTCCTGGATGGATCTGCAGCCGGACGGCACGATCCTCGGCCAGATCATCCGCCCGCTGAAGCGGGTGGGCGTGTATGTTCCCGGCGGCAAGGCAGCGTACCCGTCCTCGGTGCTGATGAACGTCATTCCGGCACAGATCGCCGGGGTGCCGGAGATTGTGATGGTGACACCGCCTTCGACAGGCGGCCGTGAAGGCATAGATCCTTATATTCTCGTGGCCGCCGCCGAGGCGGGCGTACACGAGATCTACCGCATCGGCGGCGCGCAGGCAGTCGCCGCCCTGGCCTTCGGCACGGAGTCAATCGTGCCGGTGGACAAGATCTGCGGGCCGGGGAACATCTTCGTGGCCCTGGCCAAGCGCGAGGTCTACGGCGCGGTCGACATCGACAGCATCGCCGGACCGAGCGAGATCGTCGTGCTCGCCGACGATACCGCCGAGGCCGCCTACATCGCGGCCGACCTGCTCTCGCAGGCCGAGCACGACGAGATGGCGTCGGCGATCCTCGTGACGCCGTCGCAGCGTCTCGCGGAGGCGGTGGCTGCCGAGGTGGAGCGGCAGCTTCAGGCGTTGCCGCGCGAGCCAATCGCGCGGGCCTCGGTGGAGAACTACGGCGCGATCATCGTCGTAGACTCACTGGCGGAGGGCATCTCCGTGGTGAACCGGCTGGCGCCGGAGCATCTGGAGATTGTGGCAGCGGACCCGATGGGGCTGGCCGGCGCGATTGAGAACGCCGGGGCGATCTTCCTGGGTCCGTACAGCTCGGAGCCGGTCGGCGACTACTTCGCCGGACCGAACCACATTATCCCGACGAACGGAACCGCCCGGTTCTCTTCGCCGGTGGATGTAGATGACTTCATCAAGAAGTCCAGTCTGATCTACTACAGCAAGGAAGCGCTGCTGCGGGATGGAGCAGCCATTATGGAGCTGGCCCGGCGCGAGGGGCTGGAAGGCCATGCCCGGGCGATTGAGCTCCGGCTGATGAACGAAGCGAAAGGTGGAGACGGAAATGGACAATAATAACGAACAGGCGCTGCGCAAGGCCGGACTGAGCCGGACAACCAACGAAACGGATATTAAGCTATCCTTGGCTGTAGACGGCAGCGGGGTGTCCGAGCTGGAGACCGATGTGCCGTTCCTGAATCATATGCTGGATCTGTTCACGAAGCATGGACAGTTCGACCTTGCCGTGCAGGCACGCGGAGATATTGATATTGATGACCACCATACCGTGGAGGACATCGGCATCTGTCTCGGACAGGCGCTGCGGGAGGCGCTGGGCGACAAAAAAGGCATTAAACGTTACGCAAGTGTCTTCGTCCCGATGGATGAGGCACTGGCCCAGGTTGTGATTGATATCAGCAACCGCCCGCATTTTGAATACCGGGCGGAGTATCCTTCGCAGCAGGTAGGCAGCTTCTCGACAGAGCTGGTGCATGAATTCCTGTGGAAGTTCGCGCTGGAGGCCCGAATTACGCTGCATGTCATCGTGCATTACGGGGCGAACACCCACCACATGATTGAAGCGGTGTTCAAGGCGCTGGGCCGGGCGCTGGATGAAGCGACCCAGGTGGATCCCCGCGTGAAGGGCGTGCCTTCCACGAAGGGAGTGCTGTAGCATGGCCGTAGCAATCGTCGATTACGGCATGGGCAACCTGCACAGCGTCAGCAAGGCGGTGGAGCGGCTGGGCTATACAAGTCTGGTCACCGCCGATGCCGCTGAGATTCTGGCGGCAGACAGCGTTATTCTGCCCGGGGTCGGTGCATTCGGCGATGCGATGGAGCATCTGCGGGAGAGCGGGATGGACACCGTCGTCCGGGCCGCCGCAGCAGCAGGACAGCCGCTGCTGGGTATCTGTCTCGGGATGCAGCTGCTGTTCGACAGCAGCGAGGAGCATGGCGAGCATCAGGGGCTGGGGCTGCTGCCCGGCTCGGTGGTACGGTTCGCGCCCCGGGACGGCTATAAGGTGCCGCATATGGGCTGGAACAGGTTGAGCTTCCGTCAGCCGGAGA
This region of Paenibacillus sp. FSL K6-1096 genomic DNA includes:
- a CDS encoding acyltransferase, whose protein sequence is MLQKERIPQLDIFRAIAIFAVIAIHATSRTLAETLDTSMFAPFLFINKFSQFAVPSFIFLSGFVLFYNYIDRPLGGKVLAKFYTRRLIYIIVPYLVFSVLYFALKMTAGHTWGLPLQELAAKFGKYLWTGTAYTHLYYIIIIIQFYVLFPLMLWCLQKLRKLAAWAPVAGLALQWGFVLLNKYMVNHGYWKLSKGSLAITYFSYFLLGAAIAVYYSSLKKWLIPSREGWRSGKGAGWVVLWLLWAAAGIGHVVLWYNNYTKKTVINSLWYEGFSNFHALLSCLVLFQLSFLLYGAGRSLLTRLLLSAGACSFGIYLLHPLLLFMYRKIPFHGGSLAYTAAIAGGWLVALLGSWVVVALAFRYVKPAWMVFGSAPQKPAAAAKPTGSSVN
- the gntK gene encoding gluconokinase; translation: MIGVDIGTTSTKAVLFEESGTILAQSNQGYPLHQPSPSVAEQDPELILKAVFHTIASVMQDSRVSPEQVLLVSFSSAMHSVIAVDASGAPLTACITWADNRSSRSAARLKDELNGHELYMRTGTPIHPMSPITKLMWLGEDHPELFKQTHKFISIKEYVFFKLFGDYVIDYSIASATGMFNLEQLDWDDEALQIAGVTREHLSRPVPTTEILRGLLPGLAAELGLLPATPFVVGASDGVLSNLGVGAIEPGVIAATIGTSGALRTVVDRPLTDPKGRIFCYALTDKLWVIGGPVNNGGMLFRWVRDEFAASEVETAKRLGIDPYEVLTRIAAQVPPGSNGLLFHPYLTGERAPLWNPDARGSFFGLSMNHRKEHMIRAVLEGVIFNMYTVLLAMEECIGEPVRILATGGFARSELWRQMMADIFDQEVVVPESFESSCLGAVVLGLYALGRISSFDAVFPMIGSTHRHEPVTAHAKAYKQLLPIFISVFRSLEDQYQAIAEFQREQAGEQTN
- a CDS encoding ATP phosphoribosyltransferase regulatory subunit; translated protein: MAKPKGFEKPAGVRDYLPRAVTKLRKIEKDVLYCMSRWGYRQMITPTLEYYDTVGVASSTSDQKLYKLLNNRGQALVLRSEMTAPVARVVSSLLKDEPLPLRLSYHANVFRAIEEEAGREAEFFQTGVELVGDDSPEADAEVVALAIASLQAAGVKSFKIAMGHVGFLDGLFQEAVAGLPEAQEELKSHLLSRDYVAFRDTLRRLDLSEAQKQELDGLLRLRGGKEICGQALELSSHPLARASIEHLCKVWEVLVAYGVSEHVLIDLTMIGDFSYYTGMTFEGYAAELGFPVCSGGRYDNLLQQFGRPVPSTGFSLKTNRILDGVPGLPEEEELPVLVQYDALRRQEGLAEAARLRSEGHAVVTRLAAGPEELKTVKRLDTDTVEAEGERYGEIYTFVSFVSEHG
- the hisG gene encoding ATP phosphoribosyltransferase; translation: MAQILKVAMPKGRIYNKAAELFRKAGLPIPPDGEESRKLVIALPEAGMEFILAKPVDVPTYVEYGVADIGIVGKDVLLEENRDVYELLDLGIARCRMSIIGLPNWQPGIQQRVATKYPNVASRYFREQGQQVEVVKLNGSIELAPLIGLADRIVDMVETGQTLKDNGLVEMQSIFEITSRLVANRVSYRMKNGEIQQLCDRLQNVIAGPGLQLK
- the hisD gene encoding histidinol dehydrogenase, which encodes MKVQSSKDFKLQREVEYGTPEQNKAVREIVAAIKQEGDAALLRYTERFDGVTLTPAQLRVTQEELEEAYSRVEASFVTAIRAAADNIRAFHTRQKRNSWMDLQPDGTILGQIIRPLKRVGVYVPGGKAAYPSSVLMNVIPAQIAGVPEIVMVTPPSTGGREGIDPYILVAAAEAGVHEIYRIGGAQAVAALAFGTESIVPVDKICGPGNIFVALAKREVYGAVDIDSIAGPSEIVVLADDTAEAAYIAADLLSQAEHDEMASAILVTPSQRLAEAVAAEVERQLQALPREPIARASVENYGAIIVVDSLAEGISVVNRLAPEHLEIVAADPMGLAGAIENAGAIFLGPYSSEPVGDYFAGPNHIIPTNGTARFSSPVDVDDFIKKSSLIYYSKEALLRDGAAIMELARREGLEGHARAIELRLMNEAKGGDGNGQ